A genomic region of Balaenoptera acutorostrata chromosome 4, mBalAcu1.1, whole genome shotgun sequence contains the following coding sequences:
- the LOC103000548 gene encoding cytochrome c oxidase copper chaperone — MPGLAAASPAPSESQEKKPLKPCCACPETKKARDACIIEKGEENCGHLIEAHKECMRALGFKI; from the exons ATGCCGGGTCTGGCGGCCGCAAGCCCTGCCCCATCTGAGTCGCAGGAGAAGAAGCCTCTGAAGCCCTGCTGCGCCTGCCCGGAGACCAAGAAGGCGCGCGATGCGTG CATCAttgagaaaggagaagagaactGTGGACACCTAATTGAGGCCCACAAGGAATGCATGAGAGCCCTGGGATTTAAGATATGA